In the genome of Thermococcus sp., the window GGTGGGAGCATGGAGACCACAACACCCAAGGCATTCCGGGACTTCCTCGGCCCCGAGCCGGAGAGAGAGCTGATTCTGCTTGCCACGATAGAACTCTATCGCGAGGGAAGGGTAAGTCTCGGAAAGGCCGCCCAGCTCGCGGGCTTGAGCGTGAGGGAGTTCCTCTACGAGCTGAGGAGGAGGGGGATTCCAATAAACTACACGCGGGAAGAGGCCGAGGAGGACGTAAGGCTCATAGAGGGTCTGGAATGAGGGTGGTTTCTAACACAAGCCCGCTGATCGGGCTTTCCAACATTGGGAAGCTCAAAATACTTCATGATGTTTTTGGTGAGGTCGTAGTGCCCCCAGCAGTGCAGAGGGAATTCGGGGAGGAACTCCCTGAGTGGATAACCGTTAAGGCTCCGAAAAACAGACCGCTCGTTCAGGCCCTTTTAGAGTCTCTCGGAGACGGGGAGTCAGAGGCAATAGCCCTTGCAATTGAACTTAACGCCGATTTTTTAATTCTTGACGACCTTAAGGCCAGAAAAATTGCAAGGAAGCTCGGCCTTAGAGTAATCGGAACGGCGGGCCTTCTACTGCTCGCAAAGAAGAGAGGAGTCATCAACGAGGTGAAACCTTTCCTAACGGAACTCGTGGAGAAGGGCTTCAGGATTTCAAACGAGGTAATCGAGATTATACTCTAATCCGCCGGTGAGATGGATTAAGGTGTAAACGTTTGAAAGGAGAGTATAACCATGAACTCCCTCGAAGAAATCTTCCAAGGAAAAAAGCGGATAGTAATCTGCGGCATCGGGAACGATATTAGGGGAGACGATGCCTTTGGAGTTCTCGTCGCCGAGAGGCTAAAAGAAATCCTGGACAATCCCAACGTCCTCGTGATAAACTGTGGGGAGGTTCCCGAGAACTACACCGGGAAAATAAAGGAGTTCAATCCGGAACTCGTTGTTTTCGTCGATGCCGTGGACTTCAGAGGAGAAGTCGGTGAGTACATAATAGCCGACCCAGAGGGGACCATAGGGGAAGCAGTCTCGACTCACGGCCTCCCGCTGAAGTTTGTAACTCAGTTCATGAAAACGATGATCAAAGCGGACTTCGTCCTGATAGGCTGTCAGCCGGGTTCAACAGGCCTCTTCGAGGAGCCGAGCGAGCTGATAAGGGAACGCGCAGAAAGACTTGCACAACTGCTCGCGGGGATTCTGAGAAGCGGAAGAAGAGAGGGGAAGTAGAGCACGCAATTGCAAAGTTGTGGGAGACGCCAACAAATAAAACACGAATTTCTGCCTTTCTTGATGTGTCTTCCCATTAGTTTTCATTTTAAAACGTGAGGGGTGCTGGCACTGCCACAGAAATAAAGGATTTTTCGATTAGCGATTTAGCGA includes:
- a CDS encoding UPF0175 family protein: GGSMETTTPKAFRDFLGPEPERELILLATIELYREGRVSLGKAAQLAGLSVREFLYELRRRGIPINYTREEAEEDVRLIEGLE
- a CDS encoding hydrogenase 3 maturation endopeptidase HyCI, translated to MNSLEEIFQGKKRIVICGIGNDIRGDDAFGVLVAERLKEILDNPNVLVINCGEVPENYTGKIKEFNPELVVFVDAVDFRGEVGEYIIADPEGTIGEAVSTHGLPLKFVTQFMKTMIKADFVLIGCQPGSTGLFEEPSELIRERAERLAQLLAGILRSGRREGK
- a CDS encoding DUF3368 domain-containing protein yields the protein MRVVSNTSPLIGLSNIGKLKILHDVFGEVVVPPAVQREFGEELPEWITVKAPKNRPLVQALLESLGDGESEAIALAIELNADFLILDDLKARKIARKLGLRVIGTAGLLLLAKKRGVINEVKPFLTELVEKGFRISNEVIEIIL